TCGAGGTCGCTTTCCATGGCCGTATAGACCGCTAGCGGCAAGGTTTGGGTCCGACCAGGGAGGTTGCCGGCAAACATGATGGTAGCGCCAAATTCTCCCAAAGCCCGGGCCCAGGCCATGACTACCCCTCCCAGGAGCGAGGGAAAAGACAAGGGCAAAGTTATGCGCCAAAAAGTCTGCCCCCTGGACTTACCCAAAGTAAGCGAGGCCTGCTCCAGAAATGGGTCCACTTGGGCAAAGCCGGCCCGAGCCGAGCGGATAAAAAAAGGGCCGGCCACAAAGACCTGGGCCATAACCACCGCCACCGCGGTAAAGGTAATGTTGATGCCCCAAGCAGCCAAGTACTGGCCCAAAAGGCCCCTACGCCCAAAGGCCATCAACAAAGCCACACCCGCCACTGAAGGCGGCAACACCATGGGCAAGTCCACCAGGGTGTCGATGATCTCCCGGCCCCAAAAGCGGGTCCGGGCCAGAGTATAGGCCAAAGGCAGGCCCAAGGCGACTACGATAACGGTGCTGATGACCGTAGTAACGGCGCTAAGCCGCAGCGCTTCCACGACGATGGGCTTGCGGAAGCTAGCCAGGATCTCCACCATTGAAGTGCTGGCAAAAACCGAGACTACCGGCAACATGATAAAAACTACAAAAACTAAGCTAACCGCCAAGGCCCACCAGCCAAAGGCCTCCTTTGGTTTCCTTAAGGCCGGGCGCACTCCCCTGTTTCCCCCTTAAGGATTTCAATGCCGTGGGGCAGGGCCGGAAGAATGGCCTGCAAGCACTCGCGAACCGCTTTAGGGCTCCCCGGAAGGTTGATAATCAGGGTTTGGCCCCGAGTAACCGCCATGGCCCGGGAGAGCATGGCCCGCGGGGTCTTTTGTAGGCTAGCCCAACGCATGGCCTCGCTTATGCCTGGGACTTCTTTCTCCATCACTTCCCGGGTAGCCTCAGGGGTGACATCCCTGGGCC
This window of the Clostridia bacterium genome carries:
- the modB gene encoding molybdate ABC transporter permease subunit, with translation MLPVVSVFASTSMVEILASFRKPIVVEALRLSAVTTVISTVIVVALGLPLAYTLARTRFWGREIIDTLVDLPMVLPPSVAGVALLMAFGRRGLLGQYLAAWGINITFTAVAVVMAQVFVAGPFFIRSARAGFAQVDPFLEQASLTLGKSRGQTFWRITLPLSFPSLLGGVVMAWARALGEFGATIMFAGNLPGRTQTLPLAVYTAMESDLEAALAISALMIGLSFGVLLAVRWLTRSGIGRRYEQEKSHA
- a CDS encoding MogA/MoaB family molybdenum cofactor biosynthesis protein; this translates as MIRVGIITASDKGSRGEREDLSQQAIRDEVASIGAEVVAYELVPDEKDILVQKLKEMCSQADLIFTTGGTGLGPRDVTPEATREVMEKEVPGISEAMRWASLQKTPRAMLSRAMAVTRGQTLIINLPGSPKAVRECLQAILPALPHGIEILKGETGECARP